The genomic interval GCATTAACACGTTCATAGGTTTCAACGTGTTAATGCTACAGTATTTAAAGAAGACGACGTGTCGGCGTTAATGTCTCTACAGTATTAAAAAAAAGTCGTAGTTAATGTCTCTACAGTATTAAAAAAAAGTCGTAGTTAATGTCTCTACAGTATTAAAAAAAAGACACCACGCTGACGTTAATGCCTCAGGCATTAACGTTGTTACAGATGCTATTACTGAAAACGGAATCCAATCGAGCCTCTTTCCTTACATTTAGACAAGCCGAAAGAGAGGTGAGTTCACCTTCACACATGCTGCACATATCCAACGTAATGCCGGTTGATTTCTAACTGCTGGTCTCGAGTCGTGACTATGTCCATCCTTTGTCAGATACTTACCTGATAGCCATCTCACTTACCAATCTTCCGGGAGAAGCCAACCAACAACCTATCAAACTAGCACCGAAAACAAAGAATATGCAAGTAAGAGTTGGCTCGCTAGCTCTATAAGATGGGAGCAGACTATTGAGCAATGGTGCATCAGCACAGAGAGGGAGACCAACCTCCCATGGCAAAGCCTCTTGCTCAAGTGAGTATTCCACTCTCCGCTTGGTTGCTGTGGAGATGAAATACTCACCTGGACAAGATGCATCGCATGGGAGGAATCGAGGGACATGTAAATGATCCATAGCAGCAGGAGCCAAGGTTTGTTTTCTCATTAACGCAGGTACAATATTAAGTTTTTGGATTTTAATCTACATCTGCTTACACTAAGAGTCTCTTGAATGTGACAACACCATCTACTGTTTAATTTCTTTCCGCTTCTCTTCTTTACAGGCCCTCACTCGTGTATCAGAAACATCATATCAGCATACCATTTGTTTCTATATATTCTGTACATGGATTTCTTTCTAACATAGACTGCGACTGGGCCGCAATACGAATGACTTACTAAATATATCACACCACCATTCTCACAAAGAACTGCTTCTCAGCGGCCGGCATTGATCCCAAAGATACGAACTTTGTGCATGTTAGGCAATTTGGCAATGACTAGTACAATCACTGCAACCGTGTTGAGGAAAAGCATCGGATGCCGATAATCAGTTGTGTGGGAAGCTATTAAGTACCTGAAGAATTGCCAAACCACTAGAGAAATTAACTAGCAAGCAGATAAAGATGCATGAGGCATTGTCTAACCGAAAAGAGTTAGCCCACATGATGCAAAAAATTGGAAATTTTAGTTGCTGAACCAATCAAAACTAATGTCTTTTTTATGAAGCTTATGTTTCAACATGGCACCGAACAATTGTTAAGAAACCTGTTATTTCAAGAATTTTTATATGACTGGTTTTGTTTGTAACGGGAATTAACAGTCAAGTGGCAAAGTTCATTTTCATTTGCATTTATCACTTGGAATTTGATGAGACAAGGATGTGGTTTATATTAGCAAGATATGAATGCATTCTTTTGCAAACACTGAGGATGAGATACCTATGAATTTGGAAATTGTGAATCAGAATTAATGACTGTCTAACATCATTCACCACTACAGCACCTTTGTGATTCATTCATTATAGAAACTCATTCCTGAAAGCAATATTGATAGAGACACTTACAGAACCACAGGAACGACAGCCAAGAACTTTCTATTACGTGTAAGCTGTTTTCCATTATCCATTTGTTCCCACCAAGTCAAACTGTTGTATATGCCCTGGTCCTCTGAAAAGGGTGTTCCTTTCTTCCAGTGGAAAAAGTGATAAGTTATCTGGACAAAGAAACAAGGGAAACAAAAACACagagtaaataaataaataaagatggATCGAGAAGGAAATGGCCGACCAGATAGTCAATTGAAACAGAAGAAAAAATTGCAACAGAAACTAATATTCTGATGGTGAATTGAAACAGAAGACCAAGGAAATTGCAAATAGAAAGTAGTACTATTCTGTTCCTGAATTGGAGAGAATCAAAGTGAACCCAAGAGAGAGTGTAATAATATCCCACTTCTATATATCTTTAACTTATGGAGTGCTAATCCGTGTAAACATTTATCTAAAGCTTTTGGAGTGCAGATACATGTAAACAGCTTATCTAAATCCTGGTCAGTAATCCCTTGAACAAAGATGAAATAGTAAAATTTCATATGATATTTAACTAAATAAAGTTCATCAACTACTCAAAGCTCATTCTTAACTTCATAAATTAGTAATCAGTCAAACAAAGATGAATATCTCATATGAGGACCTAGATATGCCCAAGCACCATACAATAAACTTATTAAATTGAATTCAAAGCCAAAGTCGAAATTATAACAAATACTCAAAAACAATAATGTATATACAGTGTTGGAAATGATAATTAGTGTTGGAACCCAAGCTATCACCTTTAGTGCTCAAGCCAGTGACCTGCTGAAGAGAATAAGTACTTGGGGAAGATGAAATGGTGTTCAGACATATTGTTCATTGCCTTACTGTTGCCTCACTTCCCTCTTTTATCCCTTGGGCAAGTAGTTTCCCCCTCTTGCTGTAAGTAATGGCCAAGCCATTGTACAAATCAGCATGTCTTGGTTGTTCATGCATGAAGGTAGTTGTATCAGAAAAAAGTCTCGTCAGACCTATGCTAACTTGGGTTGACACGTCCGTCTGCCAAAGACCTCTACGATGTGTTTAGACATGTTGGCAGCTGTGTGCCAATCGGACTGTGATCATAATCAAATGTCTCTTTGTGGTAGTCATGTAATCAAATAACACAATCACTTTAAACGCACACAAGGAAACTAATGGAAGCTTGACCACTgttcaaaaaaaattatgatttgcAGATCGCATGGAAAAGCAATCAGAAAGTTTACAGCTAGAGCAAAATAGCCACGAAATATCCCATGGCTTCCCCTAATGGTAAGGCTCCAAATATTCCCCGTCAAGATTCAAAACCAAAATCATCACACATcactaaaaaaaaattaccaaTAAGACGGCCTCAAAGACAATCAATTGTTAATTCTACCCGAACCTTGATAGAAATCGAAATAATcatgagagaaagagagagagagtataCAGCAAAGTGGGCGAGATTGACAAACGTCCAGGCCGTTCCAGGGGCGCAGCTGAAGAGGGAGAGTACGAGAAGCCAGGAGAAGAAAAGAATGAGGATGTAGGTCGTCCAGACACCAGGGTACATAAACCACTCCGTGTTCTTGTTCAGATCCGCCGGCGGAACCGCCTCCACATAGAGCTTCGGCATCATGCGCGACGCCGCCTCTTCTCCGATCTCCAGGCGCAGGAACTGGATAGATTATGGCTAACCAAAGAAAGAGATTTCGGAATCCTGACGACGGAAGCGATTGGAAACCACCGGAGCGACAGAAGGGTTCGAAGAATAGGACGCCAGCGccagaagaggaaaagaaggaggGGAGACGGAACGGACCTGCGTTAAATTTAGGCTACTGTTGATAGCGACAAACAGTTCATTGTTTCTTCttctaaattattattattattatttttcatctaaatatttaatttctcaaaccaattaattaattttgattacgaCCCCTCCGATTCGATTCTACCGAAATTTCCCATCAACCAGCGTAAGTTGCGTAACCAACACTCAAAATAGTTTGAGAAAttcgattttttaaaatgaatacttttaaattttttttatcttaataaATGTAAATACTCGAGATAGCTTGATATTAGCTTGTAGAATTATGATACCAAGAATGTATTTATCTCGATTATATCAAAATTCGAATTCTAGATTTTAAGAGATAACTTGTATAGAATCATAATTTTGTATAGAATGGATTTGATGCGGTAGAGATTAGATAATCTTACAATCTtattaaaaatagtttaaaaaaataaaaaaatatatctaaaaagattatttaatcaaattaataattttgtatAATAATacctaatattatttatattgttaTATTATAAAACTTGAAGAGCATACAACTtatattaacacaataataataatcatattaAACATCAATATTATTCTCTTGATTTATAAGATGGCTTAATTTAAATGCTAACAACGTCAAAAATAATCttctaataatttattaatttcatagAATATcggataataaatataaaaaaagttatcattttagaaaaaaatgataaaatattattaataaaaaattaacttaaaaataactaaataatatttaaataatctcaAAATTCTATTCTTGGacgaaaataattaaaattataaaatagtccaaagataattaaaataaagaCTAAAAACTTTTTGGACCTTTGAAGatattttaaatgatatttttttatttgaaattaaatgaTTCTAAATTTTATCCAATAATCAGCtacagattttaaaataaactttaatttaatatattatagatCTCATATTTGAATCAGAATATTATAGTCTATCAAAACTTTTACGTATCTTACTCTGATCTCCCATCTTTTCTATTGTGATTAGGGGTGTAATCAAGTCGAGTCGAAtcgaactcttgaatatttgagcttgactcgtttataatagaaccgagctcgagttttatttaacgaatatattcatggctcacgagcttattcgagcttttatcgagtctaaacaaacttaataaatataaatcataaatttaaatattcattaaaaattaaattatatatttagagaaaattataataatattattaaaatttataattttattctaataaataaatttaatatatttatctatatttttcataaatagagtgtaaaatctgtaaattcaatatcaaaactattattatttttatttaaaagttacttaatgagcttaacgaacgtgttcacgagccAACGAGCCGAATACtgcgaagcttgagcttgatttatttattttaacgagcctcattaaacgagctcaaatgaaCTTTTATTGAATCGAGTTTTGAATATCTCGCGAGCGGCTTAATTTATTTACACCCCTAACTGTGATTCCGCTGTAAAAATGATTTTACATTATTCAAAATCGATTTGGTGTCCAAAATCCAAATCGTCCGATCCTATGATCGGATTGTGCAAACACGGCCATTTATGGCTTGGCCCAGTAAACTCGGCGCCGAAGGCTGAGCCGAAGCTGGTCACCAGTGAAATCCGGGCCTTCTGCAGCCCAACTAATCTTTAGATACGTagagaacaaataaaaaataataaaatattgcgTTACAAAAATATCCCTCGACcttgtttcaaattttttattcggTTAGATTTTGAATTGATTGGTGAGTACTAAttacattattatttttttttttccaatttttgtttgttttttgttttactGATATTTTATTTGACTCCGGAGTGAGATGCCCTTCCAAACACGTAACAGCTTCAGGATGGTCCCGAATCACTCCATCCGCAGAGGAATGTGCGTAGACGCACAACTGCACGAGCAGCGGCATGCATGCGCAGCTTAATTAATcattcaagtaaaaaaaaaacaacaacaacaacaaattaCTGAGGTAAAAAGAGGAGGATTATATATGTTAGATCAAATGTTGAAGGAAGG from Zingiber officinale cultivar Zhangliang chromosome 6B, Zo_v1.1, whole genome shotgun sequence carries:
- the LOC121992882 gene encoding ORM1-like protein 2, which produces MMPKLYVEAVPPADLNKNTEWFMYPGVWTTYILILFFSWLLVLSLFSCAPGTAWTFVNLAHFAITYHFFHWKKGTPFSEDQGIYNSLTWWEQMDNGKQLTRNRKFLAVVPVVLYLIASHTTDYRHPMLFLNTVAVIVLVIAKLPNMHKVRIFGINAGR